The sequence below is a genomic window from Cygnus atratus isolate AKBS03 ecotype Queensland, Australia unplaced genomic scaffold, CAtr_DNAZoo_HiC_assembly HiC_scaffold_429, whole genome shotgun sequence.
CTGCTCGGGGGAATTTACTGGTACTTAAACAAAGCATTCCTTAACTGCATTAAAAGACTCCATGCATAATGGAGTGACAGTCCTGCCTCTACAGTTTTGTTACTGACTAATCAGAGCTACATGGTAAATTAAGTCTTTGATAGTATTTTTAGAATGAGAGGTAACCAGAGGGCCTCCCAAGGAATGCAAAAAATGTTCTCCCCATTCTGTGCAATCTCAGTTGAGCATTCTCTTTACTTGCTGAACCCCAAAATTAACCTTCTGGTTTATGGTCCCAATTTACTCGAGTAAATACGATTTATGAGCTCTCTGTCCTGGAGAATAAGCAGATGctatttcagtgtatttcacTGGGAAATGCAGGGAAGGGCTTCACCCGGGATATGTTAATATTTAGGAAGATTCATTGTAGGAGGCCTAAAAAGAGAAGACCTGTGTGTTTCAGCATGCTATAGGAACTCTCTAATCATGCATGGGAAAAGATACGTGGTGTTTATTGCCAGGGTGTTAAATAAATCCCCCTCATCAGAGGCCCCTCAGTGGTCTCCCATCCTTTTCGGTAGACAGCATTCAGCAGAATCCAGCTTGTACCTCGGTGTCTGTAGGTGCCTCAGGGATGTGGCGTATCTCCCCCAGTGATAAGCTGGACGTAGACAGCGTGAGTGGAGCGGCGTTAGTGAAGAACACCGGAACAGCTACGGTCTTCCACGATATCCCAGGGATAGGGAAAACATACAGAGAGGTATTTGTCACAGCACAAGGGGAGAAGACCAGCTTGCTACTGTGTACCAGGACTGGATATGTATTTATGCTGTTctgcatcaaaaaaagaaaaccaatgtcagcttttctctctgaatGCTTTGCTTATCGGAACGTCCAGTACATATGTAGGTAGGCGGTGTTAGCACGGGGATTGAAACCCTCACAGCAGAGGGGTGCAGAGCCTTTACTCCGACTTGCTGGGTGTCTGCTGCTGGCTTGCAGCTCAGTTCCTAGGTGCgaacaaaaaatgtttgcaacTGAAGGGccagttcaaaacaaaacagagagagCTTGGTTCTCATTCATGTTAAAGGTGTAAATGAGACTAAGCTTTAATGACAATTATCCAGTTAAGCAAGTTTTGTAgaatagcagaagaaaaatgaagcagtaaaTTTCCCTGCTGTCTGTATGAATCAATGTTTTGGGCACAGAAGTGTACTTTTCTTAATATTACAGGTAGTTGTCAACGGTTCTTCAAATCTAAGTTTCCAGATTGGTcaaaaaaactatttaacaAATGCTCCTGATTCTTCTGCATTCCACGTTCTTGTCGCCACAAGCAGTGGAAGAGAAACCCTCAAAGGTAAAAACCCGTGTTGGTGAATTCCTCTTTCCTGGTTCATGCTGACcttttctgcagtaaaatgtTTATACTATGGACACAAACATGTTCTTAGTCCGTAGCAGTAGGAACTGAATCACAATTTATCTTAATCATCTACGTGCTTTAGAAAAACAGTGGATTTTTAGTCTTTGAAACACCAAATTGCATGAACTACAACCCGCTCGCAGTAAATACAAGACTATGGACTACTGGTGGGAAATAAGTTTCTGCTTAGGAAACGGGAATGACAGTCACAGGCTGACAGCCGGGCCGCTCTGTGCGTTAGGGAGCGTTGCGTCTTGTTTTGCTGAAGGGTCATCCACTGGAAAGAAGCTGACTGACttgtttctgctcttctccttcAGGCCCCTGCAGCCCGCTTCAGCTCAGCGCGATCACAAATCGGCTTCTCCCGGAGTCTTACTTGAAATGTGGAGTTGGGTTCAGCAGCACCATGTTGGACGTTTCGGCTGGGGAAGTCTTCCTTGTGCAGTCAGGATTCAGCATCCAAGAAGGTAGGCGTGACCTTTTAAATCTTCACGCTTTGGGCTTCATTctggtgatatttttttctatttcaaacgCAAGCTCTcatttgtttattctgttttgaatCCTGTCTTGAATTTAGGTCTTTATGCCTGTGTGATCACAGCTAAACCCCAGCCCAGTGAAGTCCTCCTGGCTCTGAGCTTGGCTGATGCTTCTGTATACGTGACTGTTTCTCACAGCAGTGACCAGAGGAAGGGGGACACGCAACGAATCCTtgttcctttcctccctgccttcTACCTTTACCAGTCAGAATTAGTTTTTAGTATCACACAACTAACTGGTGTGCTAAGAGTGCTGGGAGTTGAAAAAGTATTAGAAAAGCTGGAGGTACGtgaaaagcttcctttttttgtctCCGTTGCCGGGAAGGGAAATAAACCCCGCTACAAGGGTGTTGGGAGAGATGTGGGCTTGAATGCACCGAGTTCCTTCTGAGGAATCCATTTGCTGGGCCACTGGGTAAAAATTGCGGTCTAGTTTCTGTGTTCGGAGATGGGTTGTGTGGGGTGATTCTGCATTTTCCCTCCATCTGACAGCTGTGTAGAGAAGAGAGGCAACAAATCATCACCCATACTAACGTGACTCACTGTTTCACGACTACGTAGAACATCAGGATGTGCACTCGCACGGAATTTAGGCGTGCTGCTGGCTTTCATCTTAAAGCATCTCTGCCTGTCTGTCCCAAAAGGTTCAGCCCAGTTCTCCGGCTCTAACCGTGATGCCTCCGGAGCGCTCGCTCAGCATGCCCGGGCTTGTCTCCTACGTGGTCGGCGTGGTCAACTTCACCTCTCTCCAGCAGATGCCAGCACCGGCCTTCGTCAACGTGTCTTGTGCTCTCACCGCCCAAAGGGCAGCGGTAGCAGTGAGAGCTCTCACCGGGGAGTGCGCGCCCGGTGAGCACCGTTAGGGGAAGCTTTTTCTGGGAAGCTCTTGCAAGCCGGGAGCTACCCGCGTGCAGCACTTACCCTGTCCTTCGCACCGCAGGTCAGTGCAGGGAAGTGGGAGTTCATCACCGGCTAGCGAGCTCTTACCAGGTCCTTCTCTTCActctctttgctgtttcagCATTGACAGCTGTTATGTTCCTTGGTAAGTGATTTATAACTCGAGAGTTCACCCCTAGAGA
It includes:
- the LOC126913733 gene encoding nuclear pore membrane glycoprotein 210-like, with the translated sequence MWRISPSDKLDVDSVSGAALVKNTGTATVFHDIPGIGKTYREVVVNGSSNLSFQIGQKNYLTNAPDSSAFHVLVATSSGRETLKGPCSPLQLSAITNRLLPESYLKCGVGFSSTMLDVSAGEVFLVQSGFSIQEGLYACVITAKPQPSEVLLALSLADASVYVTVSHSSDQRKGDTQRILVPFLPAFYLYQSELVFSITQLTGVLRVLGVEKVLEKLEVQPSSPALTVMPPERSLSMPGLVSYVVGVVNFTSLQQMPAPAFVNVSCALTAQRAAVAVRALTGECAPGQCREVGVHHRLASSYQVLLFTLFAVSALTAVMFLAHNAFLTRLQTVPVVYVPTAAVPQTGYSYPASSQHERNRPQLGLWSVRR